From a region of the Phaseolus vulgaris cultivar G19833 chromosome 6, P. vulgaris v2.0, whole genome shotgun sequence genome:
- the LOC137831557 gene encoding uncharacterized protein, producing MAAIYSLYIINKSGGLIYYKDYGSAGRMDTNDSLRVASLWHSMHAISQQLSPVSGCLGIELLQADTFDLHCFQSLTGTKFFVVCEPGAQHMENLLKFVYELYTDYVLKNPFYEMEMPIRCELFDINLTQAVQKDRVVFLGR from the exons ATGGCTGCAATTTACAGTCTttacatcatcaataagtcTGGTGGTTTGATCTATTATAAG GATTATGGGTCTGCTGGACGAATGGATACCAATGACAGCTTGCGGGTGGCAAGTTTATGGCACTCAATGCATGCAATCTCTCAGCAGTTATCACCTGTATCAGGCTGTTTAGGAATTGAACTTCTCCAAGCAGATACGTTTGATCTTCATTGCTTTCAGTCGCTGACAG GGACAAAGTTTTTTGTGGTATGTGAGCCGGGAGCTCAACACATGGAAAATTTACTGAAATTTGTTTATGAATTGTACACGGACTACGTTTTGAAGAATCCGTTCTATGAGATGGAGATGCCTATACGTTGTGAGCTTTTCGATATCAACCTAACACAGGCAGTCCAAAAGGATCGTGTTGTATTTTTGGGCCGATAA